The following proteins come from a genomic window of Flavobacterium crocinum:
- the hflX gene encoding GTPase HflX, whose protein sequence is MLEKEVINFERTVIVGIVTQNQSEEKLNEYLDELEFLTFTAGGEVIKRFSQKMERPNPKTFVGTGKIDDINLFVKENKISTVIFDDELTPSQQKNISRIIDCKILDRTNLILDIFAQRAETSYARTQVELAQCQYLLPRLSGLWTHLERQKGGIGMRGPGETEIETDRRIVRDRISLLKDKIKTIDKQMSIQRSNRGAMVRVALVGYTNVGKSTLMNAIGKSDVFVENKLFATLDTTVRKVVIKNLPFLLSDTVGFIRKLPTQLVDSFKSTLDEVREADLLLHVVDISHPDFEDHIESVNKTLQEIKSNDKPTIMVFNKIDAYKHLTIEEDDLITERTRKHWTLDEWKQTWMSNVGEDNALFISARNKENFEEFREVVYEAVRQIHITRFPYNKFLYPDYKDAIEKEEE, encoded by the coding sequence ATGTTAGAAAAAGAAGTTATAAATTTTGAGAGAACCGTAATTGTCGGTATTGTTACTCAAAATCAAAGTGAAGAGAAACTAAATGAATATTTAGACGAATTGGAGTTTTTGACGTTTACCGCAGGAGGTGAAGTGATTAAACGCTTTTCGCAAAAAATGGAACGCCCAAATCCAAAGACTTTTGTGGGTACAGGAAAAATTGATGACATTAATCTTTTTGTAAAAGAGAACAAAATATCGACTGTAATTTTTGATGATGAGCTTACGCCTTCTCAACAAAAAAATATTTCCAGAATTATTGATTGTAAGATTCTGGACAGGACGAACTTGATTCTGGATATTTTTGCGCAAAGAGCTGAAACTTCGTATGCAAGAACTCAGGTAGAATTGGCTCAGTGTCAATATTTGTTACCAAGACTTTCGGGTTTATGGACACACCTTGAACGTCAAAAAGGAGGTATTGGTATGCGTGGACCGGGAGAAACAGAGATCGAAACAGACAGACGTATTGTGCGTGACCGAATTTCGTTACTGAAAGATAAAATCAAAACGATTGACAAACAAATGAGTATTCAGAGAAGCAACCGTGGCGCAATGGTTCGTGTGGCTTTGGTTGGATATACCAACGTTGGAAAATCGACTTTGATGAATGCAATTGGTAAAAGTGATGTTTTTGTTGAGAACAAATTGTTTGCGACTTTAGATACAACGGTTCGAAAAGTGGTAATTAAAAACCTGCCATTTTTACTTTCAGATACTGTTGGTTTTATTAGAAAATTGCCGACACAATTGGTAGATTCTTTTAAAAGTACACTGGATGAGGTTCGTGAAGCCGATTTACTTTTGCATGTAGTAGACATTTCGCACCCGGATTTTGAGGATCATATAGAATCTGTAAACAAAACGCTTCAGGAAATTAAAAGCAATGATAAGCCAACAATTATGGTTTTTAATAAAATCGATGCTTACAAACACCTGACAATCGAAGAAGATGATTTGATTACCGAAAGAACCAGAAAACACTGGACACTTGACGAATGGAAACAAACTTGGATGAGTAATGTTGGAGAAGATAATGCATTGTTTATTTCGGCCAGAAACAAAGAGAATTTTGAAGAATTCAGAGAAGTTGTTTATGAAGCCGTTCGACAAATTCATATTACACGTTTTCCTTATAACAAATTCTTGTATCCTGATTATAAAGATGCAATTGAAAAAGAAGAAGAATAA
- a CDS encoding DUF3078 domain-containing protein, translated as MRKIFLLLFVLANLTFVQSQNTEKELAQNTEKAVKKLNDTIEKDGWKAKGTVSLLLNQSSFNNWIAGGEDSFSGTLGINYDFNYKKDDVTWDNKVLASYGLLQTKNTDFSKKTDDRLEFNSIVGKRAFGEWYYSFFLNFRTQFTTGYIYGQDANGKEIRTEQTKFMSPGYLTVGPGIYWSKDENLKINFAPLTSKFTFVDNAYTSGIDRFTGLPYVDGDYFGVDEGKTMRYELVFYASVYYKLAIMTNVTAENTLNLYSNYLEDPQNVDINYSLNIIMKINKFLSANFAFQAIYDDNAFRGLQTRQVFGLGVNFGF; from the coding sequence ATGAGAAAGATCTTTTTATTACTCTTCGTTTTAGCAAACCTTACTTTTGTTCAGTCCCAAAATACCGAAAAAGAATTAGCCCAAAATACCGAAAAAGCCGTAAAAAAGCTCAATGACACAATTGAGAAAGACGGCTGGAAAGCAAAAGGAACAGTCTCCCTTTTATTAAACCAATCAAGCTTCAACAACTGGATAGCGGGTGGTGAAGACAGTTTTTCCGGAACTTTAGGTATAAACTATGATTTCAATTACAAAAAAGACGATGTTACCTGGGATAACAAAGTACTGGCTTCGTATGGTTTATTGCAAACCAAAAATACAGATTTCAGCAAAAAAACAGATGACCGTTTAGAGTTTAATTCAATCGTGGGAAAAAGAGCTTTTGGCGAATGGTATTACTCTTTCTTCTTAAATTTTAGAACTCAGTTTACAACGGGATATATTTACGGACAGGATGCCAACGGAAAAGAAATCAGAACGGAACAAACTAAATTTATGTCTCCTGGATATCTGACTGTTGGACCTGGTATTTACTGGTCTAAAGATGAAAATCTGAAAATAAATTTTGCCCCTTTAACTTCAAAATTTACGTTTGTAGACAATGCTTATACAAGCGGAATAGACAGATTTACAGGCTTACCGTATGTTGATGGGGATTATTTTGGTGTTGATGAAGGTAAAACTATGCGATACGAACTGGTTTTCTATGCATCAGTTTATTATAAATTAGCCATTATGACAAATGTAACGGCAGAAAACACACTTAATTTATATTCTAATTATCTGGAAGATCCTCAAAATGTAGATATCAACTATTCTTTGAATATCATCATGAAAATCAACAAATTCTTGTCTGCAAATTTTGCTTTTCAGGCAATATATGATGATAATGCTTTCAGAGGACTTCAAACCAGACAAGTATTTGGTTTAGGAGTAAACTTCGGATTTTAA
- a CDS encoding DUF2480 family protein, translating to MEEIINKVANSALEVFDLEDYYPKGIRVQIDISQWLLEGFLLKEKDFREHLKNHDWSQYQDQYVAVNCSTDAIIPAWALILVGVHLAPFAKKVVNGTIEDLDASLYEEILSKIDYSVYENKPVIVKGCSRKPVPMRAYILAANNLQQFARSIMYGEACSAVPLYKQSKK from the coding sequence ATGGAAGAAATCATCAATAAAGTTGCCAATAGTGCTTTAGAAGTTTTTGATTTAGAAGATTATTATCCAAAAGGAATACGTGTGCAGATTGACATTTCGCAATGGCTTTTGGAAGGATTTTTATTGAAAGAAAAAGACTTTAGAGAACACCTTAAAAATCACGATTGGTCGCAATACCAAGATCAATATGTTGCTGTAAATTGCAGTACAGATGCTATTATTCCTGCTTGGGCATTAATTTTAGTGGGAGTACATTTAGCTCCTTTTGCCAAAAAAGTAGTGAACGGAACTATCGAAGATCTTGATGCAAGCCTTTACGAAGAAATTCTGAGTAAAATTGATTATTCAGTTTATGAAAACAAACCTGTAATTGTAAAGGGCTGTTCCAGAAAACCAGTTCCAATGCGTGCTTATATTTTAGCAGCAAATAATCTTCAGCAATTTGCACGAAGCATCATGTACGGAGAGGCTTGTTCTGCAGTACCTCTATACAAACAATCTAAGAAATAA
- a CDS encoding SUF system Fe-S cluster assembly protein — translation MEQEIDTNELGESIVRVLKGIYDPEIPVDIYELGLIYDVMVNTDYEVKILMTLTSPNCPVAESLPREVEEKVKTIENIKDVDVEITFDPPWSKDLMSEEAKLELGML, via the coding sequence ATGGAACAAGAAATAGACACAAACGAATTAGGAGAATCAATCGTAAGAGTTTTAAAAGGCATTTACGATCCTGAGATTCCTGTAGATATTTACGAATTAGGATTAATCTACGACGTAATGGTAAACACAGATTACGAAGTAAAAATCCTTATGACACTTACTTCACCAAACTGCCCTGTTGCAGAAAGTCTGCCAAGAGAAGTTGAAGAAAAAGTAAAAACAATCGAAAACATCAAAGATGTCGACGTTGAAATTACTTTCGATCCGCCTTGGAGTAAAGATTTAATGAGCGAAGAAGCAAAATTAGAATTAGGAATGCTTTAA
- a CDS encoding GxxExxY protein, with protein sequence MITKKYLTELIYQVNGAAIEVHKRIGAGLLENIYHQCMIKELSLRRINFQSELKIPIEYKGLELESDLRCDLFIENCLVLELKAVDQIIPIHIAKLMSYMKLLNSPIGLMINFNVTNIYHEGQKTYVNELYRWLED encoded by the coding sequence ATGATAACAAAGAAATATTTAACTGAGCTAATTTATCAGGTTAATGGGGCAGCGATTGAAGTTCATAAAAGAATTGGAGCAGGGCTTTTAGAAAATATTTATCATCAATGTATGATTAAAGAATTATCTTTAAGAAGAATTAATTTTCAATCAGAATTAAAAATTCCAATTGAATATAAAGGTTTGGAATTAGAATCAGATTTAAGGTGTGATTTGTTTATTGAAAATTGTTTGGTTTTGGAATTAAAGGCTGTTGATCAAATTATTCCGATACATATAGCCAAACTGATGTCTTACATGAAACTTCTAAACTCTCCAATTGGTTTAATGATAAATTTTAATGTTACTAACATTTATCACGAAGGTCAAAAAACATATGTCAACGAATTATATCGCTGGCTAGAAGATTAA